The following are from one region of the Nicotiana tomentosiformis chromosome 7, ASM39032v3, whole genome shotgun sequence genome:
- the LOC138896357 gene encoding uncharacterized protein: MPDAPAVPRPVVHDTPVIQLLTTLVAAQTHRGTEAPVHTYDPSSLIDKYLKVFPPVFHGTRPEDYPLDYLDETEKALRLKGVAYTGYETWAREQVENAPLATWKKFSNGFMEQFFSNADKYALATQFEQLKQWSMTVREYSHEFTHLSKYVTYMIPNKVARVRRFVDGLGPHIKSHAFAATMHPFSFYSVVSHAERLELSNKQKKADWNLNKKARTMGSYGGSFGGNNSRGLSGPTQSGVPSVGNAPFGRQEQIHSHRGHSMPAQSITLQAQSSQRAPICSSCGKVYWGQCRRENHNCHYCGIIGHVQRDCRELQRLVPRADTEASNVVVKSILTICALDTYVLIDPGSTFSYVTLYFALDFEIEPEQLLEPFFVSTPIGDSVIASRVYKGCRIVVQVRETTTDLIELEMIEFDAIMGMDWLSKCYASLDCRAKVVKFEFLNEPTHIWKGNILEPRGRFISYLKAKKMITEGCFYHLVAVTDTNNEVPTLESVPIVNEYLEVFTKKLPGIPPDRVIDFGIDVLQNV; the protein is encoded by the exons ATGCCAGATGCACCTGCAGTTCCACGCCCTGTGGTTCATGACACTCCGGTCATCCAATTACTCACTACTTTGGTAGCGGCACAAACACATAGGGGTACTGAAGCTCCAGTACATACTTATGATCCGAGTTCACTAATCGATAAATACTTGAAGGTGTTCCCACCAGTTTTCCATGGGACTAGACCCGAGGATTACCCTCTTGATTACTTAGATGAGACCGAAAAGGCTTTGAGG CTGAAAGGTGTGGCCTACACCGGGTATGAGACATGGGCCAGAGAGCAGGTAGAGAATGCTCCTCTTGCTACATGGAAGAAGTTCTCCAATGGATTCATGGAACAATTCTTTTCTAATGCAGATAAATATGCCCTTGCCACTCAGTTTGAACAGTTAAAGCAATGGTCTATGACTGTCAGAGAGTACAGTCACGAGTTCACTCACTTGTCAAAGTATGTAACCTACATGATTCCAAACAAGGTTGCTCGAGTTCGGaggtttgttgatgggttagGACCTCATATCAAATCACATGCATTTGCCGCTACTATGCACCCATTCTCTTTCTATTCCGTTGTTAGCCACGCTGAGAGGTTGGAACTATCGAACAAGCAAAAGAAGGCAGATTGGAATCTGAACAAGAAGGCTCGTACGATGGGTAGTTATGGTGGTTCTTTTGGTGGGAACAATAGTAGAGGGCTATCAGGGCCAACTCAGTCTGGGGTACCATCTGTTGGCAACGCTCCTTTTGGAAGGCAAGAACAGATTCATAGTCACAGAGGCCATTCAATGCCAGCTCAGAGTATAACTCTCCAGGCACAGTCTTCACAAAGGGCACCTATTTGTAGCAGTTGTGGCAAGGTTTATTGGGGGCAGTGTCGTAGAGAGAATCACAACTGTCATTATTGTGGCATCATAGGTCATGTTCAGAGAGATTGTCGTGAGTTGCAGAG ACTAGTTCCTAGAGCCGATACAGAGGCGAGTAATGTCGTCGTGAAAAGTATACTTACTATTTGCGCACTTGATACTTATgttcttattgatcccggatcgACATTTTCCTATGTCACTCTGTACTTTGCTTTGGACTTTGAGATAGAACCAGAACAATTACTTGAGCCCTTTTTCGTTTCTACTCCTATTGGGGATTCTGTTATTGCTTCCCGTGTCTATAAGGGTTGTAGGATTGTAGTCCAAGTTCGAGAGACTACGACGGATCTTATCGAGCTAGAGATGATTGagtttgatgctatcatgggaatggattggttatctAAGTGCTATGCTAGCCTTGATTGTCGTGCCAAGGTAGTCAAGTTTGAATTTCTAAATGAACCAACTCATATATGGAAGGGGAATATTCTCGAGCCtcgaggtaggtttatttcctaccttaaggcgaAGAAAATGATCACGGAGGGGTGCTTCTATCATTTGGTAGCGGTTACAGACACGAATAACGAGGTACCCACTCTTGAATCAGTACCTATAGTTAATGAGTATCTGGAGGTCTTCACGAAAAAGCTTCCTGGCATACCACCGGATCGAGTTATTGATTTTGGAATAGATGTGTTGCAAAACGtttag